The proteins below come from a single Rhodococcus sp. WMMA185 genomic window:
- a CDS encoding SHOCT domain-containing protein: MDSFWDFLWLMIVAFAFVAYLILLFSIITDLFRDHKTSGWAKAVWIFFLFFIPLLTALVYLIVKSDGMAQRSMEAAKDAKQAQDSYIRSVAGKSPAEEIANAKSLLDAGTITEEEYQALKAKALG; encoded by the coding sequence ATGGACTCGTTCTGGGATTTTCTCTGGTTGATGATCGTCGCTTTCGCCTTCGTGGCCTACCTGATCCTGCTGTTCTCCATCATCACCGACCTGTTTCGGGACCATAAGACGTCGGGGTGGGCCAAGGCCGTCTGGATCTTCTTCCTGTTCTTCATCCCGCTCCTGACCGCACTGGTGTACCTGATCGTCAAGAGCGACGGGATGGCGCAACGGTCGATGGAAGCGGCCAAGGACGCCAAACAGGCACAGGACAGCTACATCCGTTCCGTCGCGGGCAAATCCCCCGCAGAAGAGATCGCCAACGCGAAGAGTTTGCTGGACGCCGGCACCATCACGGAGGAGGAGTACCAGGCTCTGAAGGCGAAGGCACTGGGCTGA
- a CDS encoding YncE family protein, with protein MNRHSAFRRYRTVEGRVRHLLLGVTATALMVLGVAGAGTATAAADTVIGTIGVGDVPFGVAITPDGTRAYVANFNDGTVSVIDTDTDMVVGGPIAVGNGAFAVAITPNGARAYVTNQLDGTVSVIDTGTDMVVGGPIAVGTNPSGVAITPNGARAYVTNTGDDTVSVIDTGTDMVVGGPVPVGDAPSAVAITPNGNRAYVTNQGDDTVSVINVGTNTVVETISVGNIPSGVAITPDGTRAYVTNRGDDTVSVIAIDTCIGSLCIDFGSLTGSGSGAGSVFS; from the coding sequence GTGAATCGCCACAGCGCTTTCCGTAGATACCGCACCGTCGAAGGTCGCGTCCGACATTTGTTGCTGGGAGTGACGGCCACCGCTCTGATGGTGCTCGGCGTAGCTGGAGCTGGGACGGCGACCGCAGCAGCGGACACCGTCATCGGCACCATCGGCGTCGGGGACGTCCCGTTCGGAGTGGCAATTACCCCGGACGGAACCCGTGCTTATGTCGCGAACTTCAACGACGGCACGGTGTCGGTGATCGACACTGATACCGACATGGTTGTGGGTGGACCCATCGCGGTCGGGAACGGCGCGTTCGCGGTGGCGATCACCCCGAACGGAGCCCGCGCCTACGTCACCAACCAGCTTGACGGCACGGTGTCGGTGATCGACACGGGCACCGACATGGTTGTGGGTGGACCCATCGCGGTCGGGACCAACCCGTCCGGGGTGGCGATTACCCCGAACGGAGCCCGCGCCTACGTCACCAATACGGGCGACGACACGGTGTCGGTGATCGACACCGGTACCGACATGGTTGTGGGTGGACCCGTCCCGGTCGGGGACGCCCCGTCTGCAGTGGCGATCACCCCGAACGGGAACCGCGCCTATGTCACCAACCAGGGCGACGACACGGTGTCGGTGATCAACGTCGGTACCAACACGGTGGTCGAAACGATCTCCGTCGGGAACATCCCGTCCGGGGTGGCGATCACACCGGACGGAACCCGTGCCTACGTCACCAACCGCGGTGACGATACGGTTTCGGTGATCGCGATCGACACGTGCATCGGATCCCTGTGTATCGACTTCGGATCACTGACCGGAAGTGGCTCGGGTGCGGGCAGCGTATTCAGCTGA
- a CDS encoding LysR family transcriptional regulator: protein MDANRLRVLRELADRGTVAATAQALSMTPSAVSQQLKILAREAGVALLEPEGRRLRLTDAGQALVVRADDVMAALDRASAEMDAYRGSPRGRVRVALFPSGAALLLPALLDLLAGSGVDVQARDEDLPASAVPELLADYDVVLTHRDERAPSTSSPRVSAEPLMREPIDLILPPDHPLAGQISVRAQQLADESWISVWGGFPVDDVLLSVAAATGVQPRVTMRINDFHVIEQLVAGRHGIALLPRYAITSSDVIRVPLAGVRAARIYELTHRPDADQVPAVATVLRAFRDVASRIEN, encoded by the coding sequence ATGGATGCCAATCGCTTGCGTGTGTTGCGCGAGTTGGCGGACCGCGGGACCGTGGCCGCCACCGCACAGGCCTTGTCGATGACGCCGTCGGCGGTGTCGCAGCAGCTCAAGATCCTGGCGCGGGAAGCCGGCGTGGCACTGCTCGAACCCGAGGGGCGCCGCCTACGCCTCACCGACGCTGGGCAGGCTCTCGTGGTCCGCGCCGACGACGTCATGGCGGCTCTCGACCGTGCGTCGGCGGAAATGGATGCCTATCGTGGGTCTCCGCGGGGGAGGGTGAGGGTCGCTCTGTTCCCGTCCGGCGCCGCACTTCTGCTTCCGGCGCTCTTGGACCTGCTCGCGGGCAGTGGCGTCGACGTTCAGGCACGCGACGAGGATTTGCCGGCATCCGCGGTGCCCGAACTGCTTGCAGACTACGACGTGGTCCTGACCCACCGTGACGAGCGTGCCCCGAGCACGTCCTCTCCGCGGGTGAGCGCTGAGCCGCTGATGCGTGAACCGATCGATCTGATCCTCCCGCCGGACCACCCCTTGGCCGGGCAGATCTCTGTGCGCGCGCAACAGCTGGCCGATGAGAGTTGGATCAGCGTGTGGGGCGGTTTTCCCGTCGACGACGTCCTGCTCTCGGTCGCCGCAGCGACTGGTGTGCAGCCGAGAGTGACCATGCGGATCAACGATTTTCACGTTATCGAGCAACTGGTTGCGGGCAGGCACGGCATCGCTCTGCTTCCGCGTTACGCAATCACCAGTTCGGACGTGATCAGAGTGCCGCTCGCAGGAGTGCGTGCCGCCCGCATCTATGAACTAACCCACAGACCTGACGCCGACCAGGTGCCTGCGGTGGCGACGGTGCTGCGGGCGTTCAGGGATGTTGCGAGCCGGATCGAGAATTGA
- a CDS encoding ATP-binding protein: protein MFKRIAIVNRGEAAVRLIRAVRELNAEHNYGIRTIALHTEAERRAMFVRQADEGVCLDTVKTGSAYLDHAELARALRESRADAVWVGWGFVAEDPAFVQVCEQLGITFIGPSAEAMRLLGDKVEAKLLAEKVEVPVAPWSGGPVATRADARRHAQAIGYPLIIKARSGGGGRGIRKVWSEDELELALDRTQGEAQRSFGDPVVFIERLVTDARHVEVQVIADNFGNVWAPGVRDCSIQRKNQKVIEESSSPLLTAEQSNHLRAVSSELVRAAGYHGAATVEYLYQPEQKMFTFLEVNTRLQVEHPITEATTGIDLVKLQILVASGEPLPGDCPTEFGHAIEARLNAEDAANGFAPAPGAVQLLKFPLGSGLRVDTGIAQGDVIPPDYDSMVAKVIAWGRDRSEALARLRTALRETTVVLRGGTTTKSFLLDLLDREEVISASADTGWLDRIDAGASNMPTRTAGAALIAAAIEVYDAEERIERQAFLSSARGGRPRAGHAIGRKVELSYQGQSYSLAVAQVGAHRYRVDRDAPEVEVEVDRLSEFESRLVIGGRRYHVVTVAGRAQYLVEVDGISHQISQDEAGVVRAPAPAVVVAVPVSVGDEVEAGATLVVLESMKMETAVRAPAAGRVREVLAMVNSQVDAGTALLRVEESSVDAGTHRSPRVQFDVGAPASHGDTRADALEQLDALGALLTGYDVSAKRAGELLAEYDRLCADIVGDPELVAAELTLLNMFADVCEIGRNRPTVGEEDADERVHSPREHFHTYLHTLDVELEGLPESFQTRLSRALRHYFVTDLERTPELEEAVYRLFLAQQRMDNQVPVIAALLDRWLDDGAPGRAPNGLAEVLDRLVIATQVRYPLIGNVARNVRFRFFDEPQIRKARDQVYDRVRGSIEYLAERPDSDDYQERLDTLIATPQPLTELLGQRIARKSPTVGPLLEVVTRRHYDIHTLEDIRSFDRDGRRFVTGKFEMRGQERRLVSSIADYAELPKALEEIAAVAEENAEDLVLDLYLSWSEPPADSDTMSDDLISALSVLPLSTDCRRVTVSVFGGTEADVRTFTFRPDSDVLVEEKIIRDMHPLTGQRFDLWRLKNFVGTRLPGAANTFVFNLQSRDNPTDERLIAFAEISDIAILRDEDGRVIGVPEAERVLQACLDGIRRAQSTRGGKRRLDVNRVVLYVWPNINVPLEDLQAFARVAAPLTAGAGLEEVTVIARMQGEPGTESKEKALRFSYRAGSGVAMAITDPPTEPLQPLDEYTQKVRSSRARGTIYPYELIPQLTGQDGSFVEHDLDESGKLVPVDRPYGRNRAGLVVGVVTARTEGHPEGMTRVALFGDPTKALGTVAEAECARLVAAVDLAEKMGVPVEWFALSSGATISMDSGTENMDWVSRGLRRLITFTQNGGEVNVIVAGINVGAQPYWNAEATMLMHTKGILVMTPDSAMVLTGKNSLDYSGGVSAEDNFGIGGYDRVMGPNGQAQYWAPNLLAACEILFAHYDHSYVAAGERFPRRAPTSDPIGRDVRTFPHTHPSSDFTTVGDIFSAESNPERKKPFDIRTVMRSLVDQDHTVLERWADMADADTSVVFDAHLGGYPVSVIGIESRAIPRKGWSPANGPDQWTAGTLFPQSSKKTARAINAASGNRPLVVLANLSGFDGSPDSLRHLQLEYGAEIGRAIVNFDGPVVFCVISRYHGGAFVVFSKALHDNMEVLAVEGSFASVLGGAPAAAVVFTREVNKRVAASPTIRQLEADLSNAQTDAQQAHLRVELAAQQAAVRNEKLGEVAAEFEAVHNIQRAQRVGSVDAVIPAVELRPYIIGAVERGMRRAVESAQ from the coding sequence ATGTTCAAGCGAATAGCGATAGTCAACCGCGGCGAGGCCGCGGTCCGCCTGATTCGTGCCGTGCGCGAACTCAACGCCGAGCACAACTACGGCATCCGGACCATCGCTCTCCACACCGAGGCTGAACGCCGCGCGATGTTCGTGCGGCAGGCCGACGAAGGTGTGTGCTTGGACACAGTAAAGACAGGATCTGCGTATCTCGACCATGCCGAGCTGGCCCGTGCATTGCGTGAGAGCAGGGCCGATGCGGTCTGGGTTGGCTGGGGCTTCGTCGCCGAGGATCCTGCGTTCGTCCAGGTCTGCGAACAACTGGGCATCACGTTCATCGGCCCGTCTGCCGAGGCTATGCGCCTGCTGGGCGACAAGGTGGAGGCCAAGCTTCTCGCCGAGAAGGTCGAGGTTCCTGTCGCTCCATGGAGCGGAGGACCCGTCGCTACTCGCGCAGATGCCAGGCGCCACGCCCAGGCCATCGGCTACCCGCTCATCATCAAGGCCCGAAGCGGCGGCGGTGGTCGAGGGATCCGCAAGGTGTGGTCCGAAGACGAACTCGAACTCGCACTCGACCGCACCCAGGGAGAGGCTCAGCGGTCCTTCGGCGATCCCGTCGTATTCATCGAGCGACTGGTCACCGACGCACGCCACGTCGAGGTGCAGGTCATCGCCGACAACTTCGGCAACGTCTGGGCTCCCGGTGTGCGCGATTGCTCCATCCAGCGCAAGAACCAGAAGGTCATCGAGGAATCGAGTTCGCCGCTGCTCACCGCCGAACAATCGAATCACTTACGGGCCGTCTCCAGCGAACTCGTGCGCGCGGCCGGCTACCACGGCGCGGCTACGGTGGAGTACCTGTACCAGCCCGAACAGAAGATGTTCACCTTTCTCGAGGTGAACACGCGGCTGCAGGTGGAACACCCCATCACCGAGGCCACCACGGGCATCGACCTGGTGAAGCTGCAGATCCTCGTCGCCAGCGGTGAACCGCTCCCCGGCGACTGCCCGACCGAATTCGGCCATGCCATCGAGGCCAGACTCAATGCGGAGGACGCAGCCAATGGCTTCGCTCCCGCCCCCGGGGCCGTGCAGCTACTGAAGTTCCCTCTCGGCAGCGGCCTGCGCGTCGACACCGGCATCGCTCAGGGTGACGTCATCCCGCCCGACTACGACTCGATGGTCGCCAAGGTCATCGCCTGGGGCCGGGACCGCTCCGAAGCGCTGGCCCGCCTGCGGACCGCTCTGCGCGAGACCACAGTGGTGCTGCGCGGCGGCACCACCACCAAATCGTTCCTGCTGGACCTGCTCGATCGCGAGGAGGTCATCTCCGCTTCGGCGGACACCGGCTGGCTCGACCGTATCGACGCGGGCGCGTCGAACATGCCGACTCGCACTGCGGGCGCCGCGCTGATCGCCGCCGCCATCGAGGTCTACGACGCGGAGGAGAGGATCGAACGTCAGGCCTTCCTGTCCTCGGCACGCGGCGGCCGACCGCGCGCCGGCCACGCGATTGGTCGCAAGGTCGAGCTCAGCTACCAAGGTCAAAGCTACAGCCTCGCCGTCGCCCAGGTCGGCGCCCACCGCTACCGCGTTGACCGGGATGCCCCCGAGGTCGAGGTCGAGGTCGACCGTCTGAGCGAGTTCGAGAGCCGCCTCGTGATCGGCGGGCGTCGCTACCACGTCGTCACCGTCGCTGGTCGCGCCCAGTACCTGGTCGAGGTCGACGGCATCAGCCACCAGATCAGCCAGGACGAGGCCGGTGTCGTGCGCGCTCCGGCTCCCGCTGTCGTAGTGGCTGTGCCGGTGTCCGTCGGTGACGAAGTCGAGGCCGGCGCCACCCTGGTCGTTCTGGAGAGCATGAAGATGGAGACGGCTGTCCGCGCGCCCGCCGCGGGCCGGGTGCGAGAAGTTCTCGCTATGGTCAATTCGCAGGTGGACGCCGGAACAGCGCTACTGCGCGTCGAGGAAAGCTCCGTGGACGCGGGCACACACCGTTCTCCGCGGGTCCAATTCGACGTGGGCGCCCCCGCCTCGCACGGTGACACCCGAGCAGACGCGCTCGAGCAACTCGACGCCCTCGGCGCGCTCCTGACCGGTTACGACGTCAGCGCCAAGCGGGCTGGAGAGCTACTCGCGGAATACGACAGGCTGTGTGCCGACATCGTCGGCGATCCGGAGTTGGTGGCGGCGGAACTCACGCTGCTGAACATGTTTGCGGACGTCTGCGAAATCGGGCGCAACCGCCCGACGGTCGGCGAGGAAGACGCGGATGAGCGCGTACACAGTCCGCGCGAGCACTTCCACACCTACCTCCATACCCTCGATGTCGAACTCGAGGGCCTACCGGAGTCATTTCAGACCCGGCTCTCGCGGGCGCTGCGCCACTACTTCGTGACCGACCTCGAGCGCACACCCGAACTCGAGGAGGCGGTCTATCGTCTCTTCCTCGCGCAACAGCGAATGGACAACCAGGTTCCCGTAATTGCTGCACTGCTCGATCGGTGGCTCGACGACGGCGCTCCGGGCCGGGCACCGAACGGCCTCGCGGAGGTCCTGGACCGGCTGGTCATCGCCACTCAGGTCCGCTATCCGTTGATCGGCAACGTGGCTCGTAACGTCCGTTTCCGGTTCTTCGACGAACCCCAGATCCGCAAGGCGCGCGACCAAGTTTACGACCGAGTCCGGGGCAGCATCGAGTACCTGGCCGAACGCCCCGACTCCGACGACTACCAGGAGCGTCTCGACACGCTCATCGCCACCCCTCAACCACTGACCGAGCTTCTCGGGCAGCGGATCGCCCGCAAGAGCCCGACCGTCGGACCGCTACTCGAGGTCGTAACCCGTCGCCATTACGACATCCACACGCTCGAGGACATCAGGTCCTTCGACCGCGACGGGCGGCGATTCGTCACCGGCAAGTTCGAAATGCGCGGGCAGGAAAGGCGTCTCGTCTCGTCCATCGCGGACTACGCCGAGCTGCCCAAAGCGCTGGAGGAGATCGCCGCAGTCGCCGAGGAGAACGCCGAGGACCTCGTTCTCGATCTCTACCTCTCATGGTCCGAGCCTCCGGCCGATTCGGACACCATGTCCGACGATCTCATTTCGGCACTGTCGGTTCTGCCTCTGTCCACTGACTGCCGTCGTGTGACGGTGTCCGTCTTCGGCGGGACAGAAGCGGACGTCCGCACGTTCACGTTCCGTCCCGACTCCGATGTGCTGGTTGAAGAAAAGATCATTCGGGACATGCACCCGCTGACCGGTCAGCGGTTCGACCTGTGGCGCCTCAAGAACTTCGTCGGGACCCGCCTGCCCGGCGCCGCCAACACCTTCGTCTTCAACCTCCAGTCCCGCGACAATCCGACCGACGAACGTCTCATCGCGTTCGCCGAGATCAGTGACATCGCGATCCTCCGCGACGAGGACGGCAGGGTCATCGGCGTCCCCGAGGCAGAGCGCGTCCTGCAGGCTTGTCTCGACGGTATCCGCCGGGCACAGTCCACCCGGGGCGGCAAGCGCCGGTTGGATGTCAACCGCGTCGTCTTGTATGTGTGGCCGAACATCAACGTTCCGCTCGAAGATCTTCAAGCGTTCGCCCGTGTGGCCGCGCCGCTGACAGCAGGAGCCGGACTCGAAGAAGTCACCGTGATCGCCCGAATGCAGGGCGAACCCGGAACGGAATCGAAGGAGAAGGCTCTGCGCTTCTCCTATCGCGCCGGCAGCGGCGTGGCCATGGCCATCACCGACCCACCGACAGAACCGTTGCAACCGCTCGACGAATACACGCAGAAGGTCCGCAGTTCGCGTGCCCGCGGCACCATCTACCCTTATGAACTGATCCCGCAGCTCACCGGTCAGGACGGCAGCTTCGTCGAACACGATCTGGACGAGTCCGGGAAGCTGGTTCCGGTCGATCGGCCCTACGGCCGCAATCGTGCAGGCCTCGTGGTCGGTGTAGTCACTGCCCGCACAGAAGGGCACCCGGAGGGAATGACGCGCGTCGCGCTCTTCGGCGATCCGACAAAGGCCCTCGGCACCGTCGCCGAGGCCGAGTGCGCCCGCCTGGTCGCCGCAGTCGACCTGGCCGAGAAGATGGGTGTGCCCGTCGAATGGTTCGCGCTGTCATCTGGAGCGACGATCTCCATGGACAGCGGCACCGAGAATATGGACTGGGTGTCGCGTGGCCTGCGCCGCCTCATCACGTTCACGCAGAACGGCGGCGAGGTCAACGTGATCGTGGCGGGCATCAACGTCGGTGCTCAGCCCTACTGGAACGCCGAAGCCACAATGTTGATGCACACCAAGGGCATTCTCGTGATGACGCCCGACAGTGCAATGGTGCTCACCGGCAAGAACTCACTCGACTACTCGGGGGGAGTTTCGGCAGAGGACAACTTCGGCATCGGCGGATACGACCGCGTGATGGGCCCGAACGGTCAGGCGCAGTACTGGGCGCCGAACCTGCTCGCAGCGTGCGAGATCCTGTTCGCCCACTACGACCACTCGTATGTCGCTGCCGGGGAACGCTTCCCGCGTCGGGCACCGACCAGCGACCCGATTGGGCGAGACGTGCGGACGTTCCCGCACACCCACCCGTCGAGCGATTTCACCACCGTTGGTGACATCTTCTCAGCAGAATCGAACCCGGAACGCAAGAAGCCGTTCGACATTCGCACGGTGATGCGCTCCCTCGTCGACCAGGACCACACCGTGTTGGAACGGTGGGCCGATATGGCGGACGCCGACACCTCGGTCGTGTTCGACGCTCACCTGGGCGGTTATCCGGTCAGTGTCATCGGGATCGAGTCGCGAGCGATCCCCCGCAAGGGTTGGTCACCGGCCAATGGCCCCGACCAGTGGACCGCCGGAACGTTGTTCCCGCAATCGTCCAAGAAGACCGCTCGGGCGATCAACGCGGCCAGCGGAAACCGTCCGTTGGTGGTCTTGGCGAATCTCTCCGGTTTCGACGGCTCACCTGATTCGCTACGGCACCTCCAACTCGAGTACGGGGCCGAAATCGGACGTGCCATAGTCAATTTCGATGGACCCGTCGTGTTCTGCGTCATCTCCCGCTACCACGGCGGAGCCTTCGTGGTGTTCTCGAAAGCACTCCACGACAACATGGAGGTGCTCGCGGTCGAAGGGTCGTTCGCGTCGGTCCTCGGCGGCGCACCCGCCGCGGCGGTGGTGTTCACCCGTGAGGTCAATAAACGGGTGGCCGCCTCTCCGACGATCCGGCAACTCGAGGCCGACCTGTCGAACGCGCAGACTGACGCCCAGCAGGCTCACCTGCGGGTCGAGTTGGCAGCGCAGCAGGCAGCCGTGCGGAACGAGAAACTCGGCGAGGTAGCGGCCGAGTTCGAGGCCGTACACAACATCCAGCGGGCACAGCGGGTCGGCTCCGTCGATGCCGTGATTCCCGCCGTCGAGTTGCGTCCGTACATCATCGGAGCGGTCGAGCGCGGAATGCGCCGAGCGGTCGAGTCGGCCCAATAG
- a CDS encoding EamA family transporter: MTSRDRLLALTVVVLWGLNFLAIRAGLDHFPPFFFAALRFSVIAIPVLLFVPRPQVPVKWLLLYGFGFGFGQFAFLFWAMDAGMPTGLASLVLQSSAPFTVVLGAILLRERLRATQVCGLLVAMSGMVLIGWDRAHNAALLPVVLTLLAGLSWALGNLGNRKAASDQPMRLMLWMCVVPPLPMLAVSFAVEGPSAGWDALASSLDGNGPSALLGLSYLVIFGTLAGSGLWTALLSRYPAGMVAPFSLLVPVVGISASWLVLHEEPSVLSLIGGVIVIAGAAATQRVRAVRPTKPTNSPSPTRVGA; the protein is encoded by the coding sequence ATGACCTCCCGCGACCGCCTGCTCGCGCTCACCGTGGTTGTCCTGTGGGGACTCAACTTTCTGGCTATTCGGGCGGGTCTCGACCATTTCCCCCCGTTCTTCTTCGCGGCGCTGCGGTTCTCGGTCATCGCGATCCCGGTGCTGTTGTTCGTTCCCCGCCCGCAGGTTCCGGTGAAATGGCTGCTTCTCTACGGGTTCGGGTTCGGGTTCGGCCAGTTCGCCTTCCTCTTCTGGGCGATGGACGCGGGAATGCCGACCGGGCTGGCGTCGCTGGTGCTGCAGTCGTCGGCGCCGTTCACCGTTGTCCTCGGCGCGATCCTGCTGCGCGAACGACTGCGGGCGACACAGGTGTGCGGGCTGCTTGTGGCGATGTCGGGCATGGTCCTCATCGGCTGGGACCGCGCCCACAACGCAGCGCTGCTCCCAGTGGTGTTGACGTTGCTCGCCGGCTTGTCGTGGGCGCTGGGCAACCTCGGGAACCGCAAGGCCGCCTCCGATCAACCGATGCGCTTGATGCTGTGGATGTGCGTCGTCCCACCGTTGCCGATGCTGGCGGTGTCGTTCGCGGTCGAGGGTCCCTCAGCCGGCTGGGACGCGCTGGCGTCGTCGCTGGACGGCAACGGCCCGTCGGCTCTTCTCGGGCTCTCCTATCTCGTGATCTTCGGCACCCTTGCGGGCTCCGGGCTCTGGACTGCGCTGCTCAGCCGGTACCCGGCGGGCATGGTGGCACCCTTCTCGCTGCTGGTCCCCGTCGTCGGAATCAGCGCGTCCTGGCTTGTGCTGCACGAAGAGCCCAGCGTGCTGTCGCTGATCGGAGGGGTGATCGTCATCGCTGGGGCCGCCGCCACACAGAGGGTCCGCGCAGTGCGGCCCACCAAACCGACGAACTCGCCCTCCCCTACGCGAGTCGGAGCCTGA
- a CDS encoding type 1 glutamine amidotransferase, whose protein sequence is MSDSTVRIGLVLPDVMGTYGDGGNALILRQRLRMRGYDAEIVEITLSDPVPETLDAYTLGGAEDSAQRLATRHLGRYPGLQRAAQRGTPVLAICAAIQVLGNWYETSTGERVDGVSMLDVTTAPQATRSIGEVISTPQIDGLTEPLTGFENHRGGTTLGGDARGLARVTHGVGNGVGDGLEGVVQGSVIGTYMHGPALARNPELADLILKQALGVDELAPLDLPEVAQLRRERLRV, encoded by the coding sequence ATGTCTGACTCGACCGTGCGGATCGGACTGGTACTTCCCGACGTGATGGGCACCTACGGCGACGGCGGCAACGCCCTCATCCTCAGGCAGCGTCTCCGCATGCGTGGATACGACGCGGAGATCGTCGAGATCACGCTCAGCGATCCGGTCCCGGAGACTCTCGACGCCTACACCCTCGGCGGTGCTGAGGACTCCGCGCAGCGACTCGCGACCCGACACCTGGGCCGCTACCCCGGACTGCAAAGAGCCGCGCAACGGGGCACACCCGTACTCGCGATCTGCGCCGCCATCCAGGTACTCGGCAACTGGTACGAGACCTCGACCGGAGAACGCGTCGACGGGGTTTCGATGCTCGACGTCACGACGGCACCCCAGGCCACCCGGTCCATCGGCGAGGTCATCTCTACGCCGCAGATCGACGGGTTGACGGAACCGCTGACGGGATTCGAGAACCATCGCGGTGGAACCACCCTCGGCGGCGACGCTCGGGGTCTCGCCCGGGTCACACACGGTGTGGGGAACGGCGTCGGCGACGGACTCGAAGGTGTCGTCCAGGGTTCGGTGATCGGAACCTACATGCACGGACCCGCGCTCGCCCGGAACCCCGAACTCGCCGACTTGATCCTGAAGCAGGCCCTCGGTGTCGACGAACTCGCTCCCCTCGACCTTCCCGAGGTCGCGCAACTACGCCGGGAGCGGCTACGGGTCTAA
- a CDS encoding Mur ligase family protein: protein MSTRTSITPRGKLALRAAAAASWASQKAGRGKGSMIGGLIALKIDPTLLEQLGRGRRNAVITGTNGKSTTTRMTAAALSTLGEVATQADGANMDAGIVAALSTRVHAPLAAIEVDELHVPHVCDAVNPEALVLLNLSRDQLDRVGEINMIERKLRACVAAHPDAVVIANCDDVLVTSVAYDAANVVWVAAGGGWAADAASCPRTGEPIVWEGSHWRSTGSDFARPTPDWWIDEENLYGPNGLKIPMSLSLPGRANRGNAAQAVAAAVAMGAKAEDAVAAAATVQEVAGRYSTVEVGPHSVHMLLAKNPAGWQEALSMIDHTVDGLVIAVNGQVPDGEDLSWLWDVKFEHFEGVKVVVTGERGTDLAVRLTYAGVEHTLDPNPLRAIASCPPGRVEVLANYTAFRDLNTAIAKETRNV from the coding sequence GTGAGCACTCGAACTTCGATCACGCCGCGCGGCAAGCTCGCCCTGCGCGCAGCGGCAGCCGCCTCCTGGGCGTCACAGAAGGCCGGACGCGGCAAGGGGTCGATGATCGGCGGACTGATCGCCTTGAAGATCGACCCGACCCTGTTGGAGCAGCTCGGTCGAGGCCGCCGAAACGCGGTGATCACCGGCACCAACGGCAAATCCACCACCACCCGGATGACCGCGGCGGCCCTCTCGACACTCGGTGAGGTCGCGACGCAGGCCGACGGCGCCAACATGGACGCGGGCATCGTCGCGGCGCTGAGCACTCGTGTGCACGCACCCCTCGCCGCAATCGAGGTCGACGAGCTCCACGTCCCACACGTCTGCGACGCCGTGAATCCCGAGGCGTTGGTGTTGCTCAACCTCAGCCGGGACCAACTCGACCGGGTCGGCGAGATCAACATGATCGAGCGGAAGCTCCGCGCGTGTGTTGCCGCCCATCCCGACGCAGTTGTGATCGCCAACTGTGACGACGTGCTCGTGACTTCGGTGGCCTACGATGCCGCCAACGTCGTATGGGTCGCAGCGGGTGGCGGCTGGGCCGCCGATGCTGCCAGCTGCCCTCGCACCGGTGAACCGATCGTGTGGGAGGGCTCGCACTGGCGCAGTACGGGATCCGACTTCGCCCGCCCGACCCCCGACTGGTGGATCGACGAGGAGAACCTGTACGGCCCGAACGGGCTGAAGATCCCCATGTCACTGTCGCTTCCAGGGCGCGCGAACCGAGGCAACGCCGCTCAGGCTGTCGCGGCCGCCGTCGCGATGGGAGCGAAGGCCGAGGACGCCGTCGCGGCCGCGGCAACCGTCCAAGAAGTTGCGGGTCGCTACAGCACGGTGGAGGTCGGACCGCACTCCGTGCACATGCTGCTTGCCAAGAATCCGGCCGGCTGGCAGGAAGCACTGTCGATGATCGACCACACCGTCGACGGGTTGGTGATCGCGGTCAACGGCCAGGTTCCGGACGGCGAAGACCTGTCGTGGCTGTGGGACGTCAAGTTCGAGCACTTCGAAGGCGTGAAGGTAGTTGTCACCGGTGAACGGGGCACCGACCTCGCTGTGCGGCTGACCTACGCCGGCGTCGAGCACACTCTCGACCCGAACCCGCTGCGGGCCATCGCATCATGCCCGCCGGGGCGCGTCGAGGTGCTTGCCAACTACACCGCCTTCCGCGACCTGAACACCGCCATCGCGAAGGAGACGCGCAATGTCTGA